The following are from one region of the Moritella sp. 24 genome:
- a CDS encoding phosphoglycerate kinase, protein MNIIKMTDLDLAGQRVLIRADLNVPVKNGKVTSDARIRASLPTIKLALAAGAKVMVTSHLGRPTEGEFAQEFSLEPVVNYLKEALENNVVLASDYLDGLELNAGELVVLENVRFNKGEKKNEEGLSKAYAALCDVFVMDAFGTAHRAQASTHGVGMYAPIACSGPLLSAELEALGKAMDKPARPMLAIVGGSKVSTKLTVLDSLSTIADQLVVGGGIANTFIAAQGHNVGKSLCEHDLVGTAQALMAKCEIPVATDVLVASEFSETAEATLKAASDVSDEDMIFDLGPESAHKLAEMIKAAKTIIWNGPVGVFEFANFAQGTEIVGRAIAESDAFSIAGGGDTLAAIDQFGLTDGISYISTGGGAFLEFVEGKVLPAVAMLEERAKNA, encoded by the coding sequence ATGAATATTATTAAAATGACAGATCTTGATCTTGCAGGTCAACGTGTATTAATTCGTGCTGATTTAAACGTGCCAGTTAAAAATGGCAAAGTAACATCAGACGCACGTATCCGCGCATCATTACCAACAATCAAACTAGCATTAGCAGCTGGCGCTAAAGTGATGGTTACATCACATCTTGGTCGTCCAACTGAAGGTGAATTTGCACAAGAGTTCTCATTAGAGCCTGTTGTAAACTACCTTAAAGAAGCATTAGAAAATAACGTTGTACTAGCAAGTGATTACCTAGACGGTTTAGAACTAAACGCAGGTGAATTAGTTGTACTAGAAAACGTACGCTTTAACAAAGGCGAAAAGAAAAACGAAGAAGGTCTATCAAAAGCATACGCAGCACTATGTGACGTATTCGTAATGGATGCATTCGGTACGGCTCACCGTGCACAAGCATCAACACACGGTGTAGGCATGTACGCACCAATCGCTTGTTCTGGCCCACTACTAAGTGCAGAACTTGAAGCGTTAGGTAAAGCAATGGACAAGCCTGCTCGTCCAATGCTAGCGATTGTTGGTGGTTCTAAAGTATCAACTAAATTAACAGTGTTAGATTCACTATCAACAATTGCTGACCAGCTAGTTGTTGGTGGCGGTATCGCAAATACATTTATTGCTGCACAAGGCCACAACGTAGGTAAATCACTATGTGAACATGACCTAGTAGGTACTGCACAAGCATTAATGGCTAAATGTGAAATCCCTGTAGCAACAGACGTATTAGTTGCAAGCGAGTTCTCAGAAACTGCTGAAGCAACACTAAAAGCAGCATCAGACGTAAGTGACGAAGACATGATTTTCGATTTAGGTCCTGAATCTGCACACAAACTTGCTGAAATGATCAAAGCAGCTAAAACAATTATCTGGAATGGCCCAGTTGGCGTATTTGAATTCGCTAACTTTGCACAAGGTACTGAAATCGTTGGTCGTGCAATTGCAGAAAGCGATGCATTCTCTATCGCTGGTGGCGGTGACACATTAGCAGCTATCGATCAATTCGGTCTAACTGATGGTATCTCTTATATCTCTACAGGTGGCGGCGCGTTCCTTGAATTTGTAGAAGGTAAAGTACTACCTGCAGTAGCGATGTTAGAAGAACGTGCAAAAAACGCATAA
- the fbaA gene encoding class II fructose-bisphosphate aldolase, which translates to MSKIFDVVKPGVVTGDDVQKVFAIAKENNFALPAVNMVSTDSINGTLEAAAKAKSPVIIQFSHGGAAFFAGKGIGLEGHGGSIMGAIAGAKYVHVMAESYGVPVIIHTDHAAKKLLPWIDGLLDAGEEFFAQTGKPLFSSHMLDLSEESLEENIATCGEYLARMAKMDMTIEIELGCTGGEEDGVDNSDMDASELYTSPEDVAYAYEKLNAISPRFTIAASFGNVHGVYKPGNVVLTPTILRDSQAYVSEKFGIPANSLNFVFHGGSGSSEAEIQESIGYGVIKMNIDTDTQWATWEGIKNYYEGKKEFLQGQIGNPTGDDAPNKKHYDPRVWLRAGQTSLVARLEQAHKDLNCVDVL; encoded by the coding sequence ATGTCTAAGATCTTTGATGTTGTAAAACCAGGTGTTGTAACAGGCGATGACGTGCAAAAAGTTTTTGCAATTGCTAAAGAAAACAACTTCGCTTTACCAGCTGTAAACATGGTAAGCACTGACTCAATCAACGGTACTTTAGAAGCTGCTGCAAAAGCTAAATCACCAGTGATCATCCAGTTCTCACACGGCGGCGCAGCATTCTTCGCTGGTAAAGGTATTGGTCTTGAAGGTCACGGCGGTTCTATCATGGGCGCTATCGCCGGTGCTAAATACGTACACGTTATGGCTGAATCTTATGGTGTTCCAGTTATCATCCATACAGATCACGCGGCTAAGAAATTACTTCCTTGGATCGACGGACTACTAGACGCTGGTGAAGAATTCTTCGCACAAACTGGTAAGCCATTATTCAGTTCACACATGTTAGATCTTTCTGAAGAATCTTTAGAAGAAAACATCGCGACTTGTGGTGAATACCTAGCGCGCATGGCTAAAATGGACATGACAATCGAAATCGAACTAGGTTGTACTGGTGGTGAAGAAGATGGCGTAGATAACTCTGATATGGACGCATCTGAGCTTTACACTTCTCCAGAAGACGTTGCATACGCTTATGAGAAACTAAACGCTATCAGCCCACGTTTCACTATCGCTGCTTCTTTCGGTAACGTACACGGTGTATACAAGCCAGGTAACGTTGTTCTTACTCCAACTATCCTACGTGATTCTCAAGCATACGTTTCAGAGAAATTTGGCATCCCAGCTAACTCTCTAAACTTCGTATTCCACGGTGGTTCTGGTTCTTCAGAAGCTGAAATCCAAGAATCAATCGGTTACGGTGTTATCAAAATGAACATCGATACTGATACACAGTGGGCTACTTGGGAAGGTATCAAGAACTACTACGAAGGTAAAAAAGAATTCCTTCAAGGTCAAATCGGTAACCCGACTGGCGATGATGCGCCAAACAAGAAACATTATGATCCACGTGTTTGGTTACGCGCTGGTCAAACAAGTCTTGTAGCTCGTCTAGAACAAGCTCACAAAGACCTAAACTGTGTAGACGTACTTTAA
- a CDS encoding Na+/H+ antiporter NhaC family protein, whose translation MEQTDISSLLPIVITLVLSLSTRNVVIGLFAGVLTGVFMLNGLQPLDSFGIMVKDHLVPQLTDGYNAGVLVLLVFIGGFVALMEQSGGGQAFAQKVMHWISSKCKAQLSAWFGGIFIFFSDLGTPLIVGPVFRPLFEKLKLSRQKLAFIIDSTSSPVAILIPFIGWGVYIMGLIQKEFTALALETSDWQAFINAIPFQFYAFLAIFIVPLVAIKKLDFGPMAEAEAQAQKGVFTGQSENTLTAFTHKNAKPSFVWAPLLVMAVVLISMLGPLGFPFEKVSGSAFRAALSSSYFFAAMTLLILMALYGVRSLTDGVAVYLKGMGNMMQVAIILVLAWTLSGIGKDLGTAAYIAEQAQGGFPSWLVPAVAFLLAAIISFATGSSWGTFAIMMPLVIPTAVAIDAPLYACIGAVLSGGLFGDHCSPISETTILSSTGAGCDQFEHFRTQLPYALLNGGIALISFVIAGIFETALVLVGALLLQMCLVYSLAQWHEHKQEGKGQVSEV comes from the coding sequence ATGGAACAAACAGATATTAGCTCACTGCTGCCGATTGTAATTACCCTCGTATTATCACTCTCTACACGTAATGTAGTGATTGGTTTATTTGCGGGTGTGCTCACCGGTGTATTCATGCTTAATGGACTACAGCCTCTCGACTCATTTGGTATTATGGTTAAAGACCATTTAGTGCCACAATTAACAGACGGTTATAATGCGGGTGTACTCGTGCTATTAGTCTTTATTGGTGGCTTTGTTGCCTTAATGGAACAGTCGGGTGGTGGTCAGGCTTTTGCACAAAAAGTCATGCATTGGATCAGCTCTAAATGCAAAGCGCAATTATCTGCTTGGTTTGGTGGTATTTTTATCTTCTTCTCGGATCTTGGTACACCACTGATTGTTGGTCCTGTGTTCCGTCCACTGTTTGAAAAATTAAAACTGTCTCGTCAAAAACTGGCATTCATCATTGATTCAACATCATCACCTGTGGCGATCCTAATCCCATTTATTGGTTGGGGTGTATATATCATGGGGTTGATTCAAAAAGAGTTCACCGCACTTGCATTAGAAACATCTGATTGGCAGGCATTTATTAATGCTATTCCGTTTCAGTTTTATGCATTCTTAGCCATTTTCATTGTGCCATTAGTCGCGATTAAAAAACTCGATTTTGGACCAATGGCAGAAGCGGAAGCACAAGCGCAAAAGGGTGTATTTACAGGGCAAAGTGAAAACACACTGACGGCGTTTACCCATAAAAATGCCAAACCATCATTTGTATGGGCACCGCTATTAGTCATGGCGGTTGTCTTGATTAGTATGTTAGGCCCATTAGGTTTCCCGTTTGAAAAAGTATCGGGTTCTGCTTTCCGTGCTGCGTTATCAAGTTCGTATTTCTTTGCTGCAATGACATTATTAATCTTAATGGCTTTATACGGTGTGCGTAGCTTAACGGATGGTGTTGCTGTGTACTTAAAAGGTATGGGGAATATGATGCAAGTGGCGATCATATTAGTATTAGCTTGGACATTAAGTGGCATCGGTAAAGATTTAGGGACAGCAGCATATATTGCAGAGCAAGCACAAGGCGGTTTTCCGAGTTGGTTAGTGCCTGCTGTCGCGTTCTTACTTGCGGCTATCATTTCGTTTGCGACTGGTTCATCGTGGGGCACATTCGCGATCATGATGCCACTGGTGATACCAACGGCAGTGGCGATTGATGCACCACTATATGCATGCATAGGCGCAGTATTATCGGGCGGTTTGTTTGGCGATCATTGTTCTCCAATTTCAGAAACTACGATCTTGTCATCAACGGGCGCAGGTTGTGATCAGTTTGAACATTTCCGTACGCAACTGCCGTATGCGTTATTAAACGGTGGTATTGCGTTAATTAGTTTTGTTATAGCGGGAATATTTGAAACAGCGTTAGTGCTTGTTGGTGCGTTATTATTGCAAATGTGCCTTGTGTATTCATTAGCGCAATGGCACGAACATAAGCAAGAAGGTAAAGGACAAGTAAGCGAAGTTTAA
- the serA gene encoding phosphoglycerate dehydrogenase codes for MTNFSLQKDKIKILLLEGLHQSAVDTFTNAGYTNIESIKTALSEEELCEKIKDVHFVGIRSRTHLNENVIAAAEKLVGIGCFCIGTNQVDLAAAQKAAIPVFNAPFSNTRSVAELVLGEILLLLRGIPEKNAKAHRGEWLKSATGSYEARGKQLGIIGYGHIGIQLSILAENLGLRVKYYDIETKLSLGNAEQIMNLQDLLATSDIISLHVPETPQTKLMMGEVEFAQMKQGAIFINASRGTVVDIDALASALASKKISGAAIDVFPVEPSSNNDEFISPLREFDNVILTPHVGGSTQEAQENIGYEVAGKLTKYSDNGSTLSAVNFPEVSLPAHGGSSRLMHIHHNQPGILNQITQAFAEEGVNISGQYLQTVGDIGYVVIDVESDHAERGLAKLKSIDGTIRARLLR; via the coding sequence ATGACCAACTTCTCTCTTCAGAAAGATAAGATCAAGATATTACTGCTTGAAGGACTACACCAAAGTGCAGTAGATACATTTACTAATGCCGGTTACACCAATATCGAGTCTATTAAGACAGCATTGAGTGAAGAAGAACTGTGTGAAAAAATTAAAGATGTCCATTTCGTTGGTATTCGCTCCCGTACACATTTAAATGAAAACGTCATTGCTGCTGCAGAAAAGCTAGTTGGTATTGGTTGTTTCTGTATTGGTACTAATCAGGTTGATCTTGCTGCAGCTCAAAAAGCAGCGATCCCTGTATTTAATGCCCCGTTCTCTAATACCCGTAGTGTTGCTGAACTCGTACTTGGCGAGATCCTACTATTATTACGTGGCATCCCAGAGAAAAATGCAAAAGCACACCGTGGCGAATGGCTAAAATCAGCAACCGGTTCTTATGAAGCGCGTGGCAAACAATTGGGTATTATTGGCTATGGCCACATTGGTATTCAGTTAAGTATTTTGGCAGAAAACTTAGGTCTTCGCGTTAAGTATTATGATATTGAAACAAAGCTTTCTTTAGGTAATGCTGAGCAGATCATGAATTTACAAGATCTATTAGCAACGTCAGATATTATCTCACTACATGTACCAGAAACCCCTCAGACTAAACTGATGATGGGTGAAGTTGAGTTCGCTCAAATGAAGCAAGGTGCTATTTTCATCAATGCTTCTCGTGGTACGGTTGTTGATATTGATGCACTGGCGTCTGCGCTAGCAAGCAAGAAAATATCAGGTGCAGCAATTGATGTATTCCCTGTAGAACCATCATCAAATAACGATGAGTTTATCTCTCCATTACGTGAATTTGATAATGTGATCCTAACACCGCACGTGGGTGGTAGTACGCAGGAAGCACAAGAGAATATCGGCTATGAAGTAGCAGGTAAACTAACGAAATATTCTGATAACGGTTCAACCCTGTCTGCAGTTAACTTCCCTGAAGTATCACTACCGGCACACGGTGGTTCAAGTCGCCTCATGCATATTCACCATAACCAACCGGGTATCTTAAACCAGATCACGCAAGCATTTGCTGAAGAAGGTGTGAATATTTCTGGTCAGTATCTACAAACAGTTGGCGATATTGGTTACGTGGTCATTGATGTTGAAAGTGACCATGCAGAACGTGGTTTAGCAAAACTAAAATCAATTGACGGTACTATTCGTGCGCGTTTATTACGCTAG
- the rpiA gene encoding ribose-5-phosphate isomerase RpiA, whose product MTQDELKKAAGWAALEYVEKGSIVGVGTGSTVNHFIDALGTIREDIQGAVSSSIASTQRLEALGIEVFDLNSVAQLDIYVDGADEIDGGNNMIKGGGAALTREKIVSAVAKTFVCIIDDTKNVDVLGDFPLPVEVIPMARSYVARELVKLGGDPVYREGVITDNGNIILDVYNMQIADPKALEIAINALVGVVTNGLFAARGADVVLAGTQNGVKVTK is encoded by the coding sequence ATGACTCAAGATGAATTAAAAAAAGCAGCAGGCTGGGCAGCATTAGAATATGTTGAAAAAGGCAGTATCGTTGGTGTGGGTACCGGTTCAACCGTTAATCATTTTATTGATGCGTTAGGTACTATTCGCGAAGACATTCAAGGCGCAGTTTCAAGTTCAATCGCATCAACTCAGCGTTTAGAAGCGTTAGGTATTGAAGTGTTCGATTTAAACAGTGTTGCACAACTTGATATCTATGTTGATGGCGCAGATGAAATTGATGGCGGCAACAACATGATTAAAGGTGGTGGCGCAGCGCTAACACGTGAAAAGATTGTATCTGCGGTTGCTAAAACATTTGTATGTATTATTGATGATACTAAAAATGTAGATGTATTAGGTGATTTCCCACTGCCTGTGGAAGTGATCCCAATGGCACGTTCATACGTAGCACGTGAATTAGTGAAACTAGGTGGTGATCCGGTTTATCGTGAAGGTGTTATCACAGATAACGGTAATATTATTCTGGATGTTTACAACATGCAGATCGCTGATCCAAAAGCATTAGAAATCGCAATCAACGCATTAGTAGGTGTAGTAACAAATGGTCTATTTGCTGCTCGTGGCGCTGATGTTGTGCTAGCTGGTACGCAAAATGGCGTTAAAGTAACTAAGTAA
- a CDS encoding 5-formyltetrahydrofolate cyclo-ligase has protein sequence MSDITHTIAITRTEIRQQIRHRRQQLSTLQQQQASHDLVSQFSQHIHVQSAQHIAIYLHNDGELDTQAVINWCWQQNKHVYIPILHPFSHKQLLFTRLTPTTPLIKNKYGISEPKLDVTQVIPYLDLDLVCSPLVAFDLVGNRLGMGGGYYDRTFSQHQFVRHNQQPPYVIGLAHDCQQHDNLPIAPWDMPIKEIMTPSRTLAFN, from the coding sequence ATGTCAGATATAACACACACTATCGCAATCACTCGCACTGAAATAAGACAACAAATACGCCATCGCCGCCAGCAACTTTCCACTTTGCAGCAGCAACAGGCTAGTCATGATCTTGTTAGTCAGTTTAGCCAGCATATCCACGTTCAATCCGCCCAACACATTGCTATTTATTTACATAATGATGGCGAACTTGATACCCAAGCGGTCATCAACTGGTGTTGGCAGCAAAACAAACACGTTTACATTCCTATTCTACATCCATTTAGTCACAAGCAATTATTGTTTACCCGTCTTACCCCTACTACGCCATTAATCAAAAATAAATACGGCATCAGTGAACCTAAGCTCGATGTGACTCAAGTGATCCCTTATCTCGACTTAGATTTAGTGTGCAGCCCGTTGGTGGCTTTTGATTTAGTCGGTAATCGTTTAGGTATGGGAGGCGGCTATTATGATCGCACGTTTTCACAACACCAATTTGTACGTCACAACCAGCAACCACCTTACGTCATTGGCTTGGCACACGATTGCCAACAACATGACAACTTGCCTATTGCACCTTGGGATATGCCAATTAAAGAAATAATGACACCATCAAGAACATTAGCCTTTAATTAA
- the zapA gene encoding cell division protein ZapA, translating to MSTTAVDIAILGRHFKVGSPSEEVDELHQTAAVLNSKLEEIQSKTNIKNLEHLAVMAALNFCHELRKERQKTTEYTNTVDDRIQLLQDTIERALVDNKINNNIDKKPSAV from the coding sequence ATGAGTACAACTGCGGTTGATATTGCAATATTGGGTCGCCACTTTAAAGTAGGTAGTCCAAGCGAAGAAGTCGATGAACTTCATCAAACAGCTGCTGTGCTCAATAGTAAGTTAGAAGAGATACAATCGAAGACGAATATCAAAAATTTAGAACATTTAGCTGTAATGGCGGCGTTAAATTTTTGTCATGAACTTCGTAAAGAACGCCAAAAGACAACAGAATATACAAATACCGTAGATGATCGTATTCAGTTATTACAAGACACGATTGAACGTGCCTTGGTTGATAACAAAATCAATAATAATATTGATAAAAAGCCATCTGCAGTATAA
- a CDS encoding DMT family transporter, which produces MPQMTVGLAMTLLIIGNVIAIFSDALIKTLSEDVAVYQFVFFRQFTAVLLLIPFCLKSSKKSLVDGLKWHAVRGHIWLLGAIFMVYSLNAMPLATANAIFYAAPLIMLPMAMMWFQEKLTVHSIGAGVFGFIGVLIVIRPTEIDWAATAAIVVAFTLAANNLLIRKLPKHQTVFQTLLLTNLVGMPASLGLAVFEGKPWDLAPMLTAAGSTLFILIYAGFCVMAYRSGEASKIASAEYSGLLGAVAVGLIWFDEIPDMGMAIGTAFIVLPLLWLAKVEAKNKRLTTQKNAEQEIDITLPKPILATNTTGS; this is translated from the coding sequence ATGCCCCAAATGACTGTCGGCTTAGCAATGACATTGCTAATTATTGGTAACGTAATTGCTATTTTTTCTGATGCCTTAATCAAGACATTATCGGAAGATGTTGCTGTTTATCAATTTGTATTTTTCCGACAGTTCACTGCGGTACTGCTATTAATTCCATTTTGCTTAAAGAGCAGCAAGAAAAGTCTGGTTGATGGACTAAAATGGCATGCGGTACGTGGTCACATCTGGCTACTAGGCGCTATCTTCATGGTTTACTCGCTTAATGCAATGCCACTGGCAACCGCAAATGCGATCTTTTATGCTGCCCCTTTAATCATGCTGCCAATGGCAATGATGTGGTTTCAAGAAAAACTCACCGTGCATTCTATTGGTGCGGGTGTATTTGGTTTTATTGGTGTGTTGATCGTGATCCGTCCGACCGAAATTGACTGGGCAGCCACAGCAGCGATCGTGGTGGCGTTTACGCTTGCGGCAAATAACTTACTCATCCGTAAACTGCCAAAACATCAAACTGTATTTCAAACACTGCTATTAACGAATTTAGTCGGTATGCCTGCGTCACTTGGACTCGCCGTATTCGAAGGTAAACCGTGGGATTTAGCACCAATGTTAACCGCTGCTGGTTCAACTTTGTTTATCCTTATTTATGCAGGTTTTTGTGTCATGGCTTACCGTTCAGGCGAAGCGAGCAAAATTGCCAGTGCAGAATACAGCGGTTTGTTAGGCGCTGTTGCTGTGGGTCTGATTTGGTTTGATGAAATTCCAGATATGGGGATGGCGATCGGTACAGCGTTCATTGTTTTGCCTTTATTGTGGTTAGCTAAAGTTGAAGCAAAAAATAAACGCCTCACGACACAAAAAAATGCTGAACAAGAAATAGACATTACATTGCCTAAACCGATTTTAGCGACAAATACAACCGGGTCGTAG